The following proteins are co-located in the Urocitellus parryii isolate mUroPar1 chromosome 15, mUroPar1.hap1, whole genome shotgun sequence genome:
- the Pdp2 gene encoding pyruvate dehydrogenase [acetyl-transferring]-phosphatase 2, mitochondrial: MSSTVSYWILNSARNHIATFQGGRRLYSRCISNRNQSKWKLFSWVPPTLKNSSPCGSFALQKAYRHTSTEEEDFHLQLSPEQVNEVLRAGESAHKILDFNSGVPNSVLRFESNQLAANSPVEDRRGIASCLQTSGLMFGIFDGHGGHACAQAVSERLFYYVAVSLMSHQTLEQMEGAMENMKPLLPILQWLKHPGDSIYKDITSVHLDHLRVYWQELLDLHMELGLSIEEALMYSFQRLDSDISLEIQAPLEDEVTKNLSLQVAFSGATACMAHVNGVHLHVANAGDCRAILGVQEDNGMWSCLPLTHDHNAWNPAELSRLKREHPESEDKTVIIDDRLLGVLMPCRAFGDVQLKWSKELQRNVLERGFDTEALNIYQFTPPHYYTPPYLTAKPEVTYHRLRPQDKFLVLASDGLWDMLDNEDVVRLVVGHLSKAGCHKPDLAQRPANLGLMQSLLLQRKVSGLHAADQNAATHLIRHAIGSNEYGEMEPERLTAMLTLPEDLARMYRDDITVTVVYFNSDSIDAYYKGD, translated from the coding sequence ATGTCAAGTACTGTGTCCTACTGGATCTTAAATTCTGCAAGGAACCACATTGCCACATTCCAAGGGGGAAGACGCTTATACTCAAGGTGTATTTCAAATAGGAATCAATCGAAATGGAAGCTCTTTTCCTGGGTGCCACCAACGCTGAAAAACAGTTCCCCTTGTGGTAGCTTCGCTCTACAGAAAGCTTACAGACACACATCAACGGAGGAAGAGGATTTCCACTTGCAGCTCAGTCCTGAGCAGGTAAACGAAGTGCTTCGCGCTGGTGAATCAGCCCACAAGATCCTTGACTTCAACAGTGGAGTCCCAAATTCAGTGTTGCGGTTTGAGAGCAATCAGCTAGCTGCCAATTCCCCAGTGGAGGACCGGAGAGGTATAGCCTCTTGCTTGCAGACCAGTGGACTGATGTTTGGCATCTTTGATGGACATGGTGGCCATGCATGTGCACAAGCAGTGAGCGAGAGGCTCTTCTATTATGTGGCAGTGTCCCTGATGTCCCACCAAACCTTGGAGCAGATGGAGGGAGCAATGGAGAACATGAAGCCCCTGCTGCCCATCCTGCAGTGGCTCAAACATCCTGGGGACAGTATCTATAAAGATATCACTTCAGTGCATCTTGACCACCTCCGTGTCTATTGGCAGGAGCTACTTGACCTACACATGGAATTGGGACTGAGCATTGAGGAAGCATTAATGTACTCGTTCCAGAGACTGGATTCTGATATCTCACTGGAAATCCAGGCTCCCCTGGAAGATGAAGTGACAAAGAACCTATCACTCCAGGTTGCCTTCTCTGGGGCAACAGCTTGCATGGCCCATGTCAACGGAGTTCACTTGCATGTAGCAAATGCTGGTGACTGCCGGGCCATCCTTGGTGTTCAGGAGGACAATGGTATGTGGTCTTGTCTACCCCTTACCCACGACCACAATGCCTGGAATCCAGCTGAGCTATCCCGGCTTAAAAGGGAACACCCTGAGTCAGAGGACAAGACAGTCATCATAGATGACAGATTGCTGGGTGTCCTCATGCCCTGCAGGGCCTTTGGGGATGTTCAGCTGAAGTGGAGTAAAGAGCTGCAGCGCAACGTCCTAGAAAGGGGCTTTGATACTGAGGCCCTCAACATTTACCAGTTCACCCCCCCACACTACTATACTCCACCCTACCTGACTGCCAAACCTGAGGTTACATACCACAGGCTGAGGCCCCAGGATAAGTTCCTTGTGCTGGCCTCCGATGGCCTGTGGGACATGCTGGACAATGAGGATGTGGTAAGACTGGTGGTGGGGCACCTGTCCAAGGCAGGTTGCCACAAGCCAGACCTGGCCCAAAGACCCGCCAACCTGGGGCTCATGCAGAGTCTGCTGCTGCAGAGGAAAGTTAGTGGGCTCCATGCAGCTGACCAAAATGCAGCCACACACCTGATCAGGCATGCCATTGGGAGCAACGAGTATGGAGAGATGGAGCCAGAGCGACTGACAGCAATGCTGACCTTGCCAGAGGACCTGGCAAGGATGTACAGGGATGATATCACTGTCACTGTGGTGTATTTTAACTCGGACTCAATTGATGCGTATTATAAGGGGGATTAA